The following are encoded in a window of Panicum virgatum strain AP13 chromosome 5N, P.virgatum_v5, whole genome shotgun sequence genomic DNA:
- the LOC120675109 gene encoding agglutinin-2-like, whose translation MAFFVGPFPPTMPWEWPAGPYLGLYTDPNRRGSPLTVAVEFDTFWNEEWTHRANVTYDAGSGLMAVSLRLADGSTYSVQTSVDLRAAGLPPDAAVGFSASTGIFFESHHLLSWAFNSTDMATCNPNSIDTAGASGIQVPYV comes from the exons ATGGCGTTCTTCGTCGGGCCGTTCCCGCCGACCATGCCGTGGGAGTGGCCGGCCGGTCCGTACCTCGGGCTCTACACCGACCCGAACCGCCGGGGCTCGCCGCTGACAGTCGCCGTCGAGTTCGACACGTTCTGGAACGAGGAGTGGACCCACCGG GCGAACGTCACATACGACGCAGGCTCCGGGCTGATGGCGGTCAGCCTCCGGCTAGCGGACGGGAGTACTTACAGCGTCCAAACGTCGGTGGACCTCAGAGCCGCCGGACTGCCGCCGGATGCGGCCGTGGGGTTCTCGGCGTCCACCGGGATTTTCTTCGAGTCGCACCATCTCCTCTCTTGGGCCTTCAACTCAACAGACATGGCAACATGTAACCCCAACTCGATAGACACGGCAGGGGCATCAGGTATTCAGGTACCGTACGTCTAA
- the LOC120672539 gene encoding protein DEK-like isoform X2, translating to MASDDAKFASPPAAADPPAADAEDAAPADAKEETTPQQPEKKRGRRKKGEAQAEAAKKTPTPRKSGPAAERPSRERKTVERYSELAPRVTPVKKSPAILQGSGTKLKDIPNVSFKLSKRKADDILQSLHVLMYGKKSNVHFLKRNISQFSGFVWTDNQEKHRTKIKEKLDKFNKEKLLDFCEILDISVAKATTKKEEVSAKVLEFLESPFITRDVVLTDNKKGKKRGRRPKGSGEATSEGASEEKKRKRGKKQAAEAGKENDDEEDAGSKDTSTGEEGDEESEANDHAVSDDEPDEPPAKKRSTDVNQVKKETGSNAKEKDTPRKRVSTKPVKGASKPSQDIKDEPDIEVKKAGKRAKSSKETDAPQDSNKVNKVPKSKKVDGKESQNNKVAKTSSKNKGKGKGGAEAKPVPTIEQLHAVVTRILKEVDFNTATLADILRQLGTHFEVDLMDRKAEVKCIIEDVINNMSDDDGGEEDSEDEAEDNGKEEKVKSDPDGGEEK from the exons ATGGCCTCCGACGACGCCAAGTTCGCctcccctcccgccgccgcggatccgccggccgccgacgccgaggacgCCGCCCCGGCGGACGCCAAGGAGGAGACCACCCCGCAGCAGCCGGAGAAGAAGCGGGgccggaggaagaagggggaggCGCAGGCGGAGGCGGCCAAGAAGACGCCGACGCCCAGGAAGTCCGGCCCCGCGGCCGAGCGCCCGTCCAGGGAGAGGAAGACGGTCGAGAGGTACTCGGAGCTCGCCCCGCGCGTCACGCCCGTCAAGAAGTCCCCCGCTATTCTCCAG GGCTCTGGAACCAAGCTGAAAGACATACCCAATG TTTCCTTCAAACTATCAAAGAGAAAGGCAGATGATATCCTCCAAAGCCTTCATGTTCTAATGTATGGGAAGAAATCAAAT GTCCACTTTTTGAAGAGAAACATATCTCAATTTTCTGGTTTTGTTTGGACGGATAATCAA GAAAAACACAGGACAAAAATAAAGGAAAAGCTTGACAAATTTAACAAGGAGAAGTTGCTCGACTTTTGTGAAATACTGGATATTTCTGTTGCAAAAGCAACTACAAAGAAG GAAGAAGTTTCTGCCAAAGTCTTGGAGTTTTTGGAGTCCCCTTTTATTACTAGGGATGTTGTTCTCACTGATAACAAG AAAGGGAAGAAACGTGGGAGGAGACCTAAGGGAAGTGGTGAGGCAACTTCTGAAGGTGCTTCTGAAGAGAAG aaaaggaaaaggggcAAGAAACAAGCAGCTGAAGCTGGGAAAGAGAATGATGATGAGGAAGATGCTGGTTCTAAAGATACATCAACAGGAGAGGAAGGTGATGAGGAATCTGAAGCAAATGATCATGCTGTGAGTGATGATGAACCTGATGAGCCTCCAGCAAAGAAAAGGTCAACAGATGTAAATCAAGTTAAGAAGGAAACTGGGTCTAATGCAAAGGAAAAGGACACACCACGAAAAAGGGTTTCTACAAAACCTGTGAAAGGTGCTTCAAAGCCTTCTCAAGACATTAAAGATGAGCCTGATATAGAGGTCAAAAAGGCTGGCAAGAGAGCAAAGAGTTCTAAGGAAACTGATGCTCCACAAGATTCAAATAAGGTGAACAAGGTACCCAAATCAAAAAAGGTTGATGGAAAAGAGAGCCAAAACAATAAGGTGGCTAAGACATCCAGTAAAAATAAAG GTAAAGGCAAGGGTGGTGCTGAGGCTAAGCCTGTCCCAACTATTGAACAGCTGCATGCTGTTGTTACCAGAATTTTGAAGGAAGTTGACTTCAACACG GCAACTTTGGCTGATATTCTCAGACAATTAG GGACCCATTTTGAGGTGGACCTCATGGACAGAAAAGCTGAAGTGAAGTGCATCATTGAGGATGTAATAAATAATATGTctgatgatgatggtggtgaGGAAGACTCAGAAGATGAAGCTGAAGACAATGGTAAGGAAGAGAAGGTAAAGAGTGATCCTGATGGAGGTGAGGAGAAGTGA
- the LOC120672023 gene encoding uncharacterized protein LOC120672023, with amino-acid sequence MEAYCNAVRRLEDKFDGLELNHVPREYNEDADELAKIASGRTTVPPNIFARDIAKPSAEFKDPPEPGPSSTGSPGGNPPADGVEPMDIDFGTTSADEAEAMEVDEAPTSRDWRVQYLDWMIRGILPSNRAQARRLARRAKSFALIDNELHKRSPSGVLQRCIPLPEGKELIRDIHAGICGHHAAPRTLVGNAFRQGFYWPTAVADATDVVRTCEGCQFYARKTHLPAHALQTIPITWPFAVWGLDLFTGKKFLAFCDSFHIRVDWSAMAHPQTNGQVERANGMILQGLKPRIFNKLNKFGRRWLTELPSVIWSLRTT; translated from the exons atggaggcatactgcaacgcggtgcgccgcctcgaagacaaattcgacggtctcgagctcaatcatgtcccgcgcgagtacaacgaggatgccgacgaactggccaagatagcctcggggcggaccactgtccccccgaatatcttcgcccgtgacatcgccaagccctccgccgaattcaaggacccgccggagccgggcccctcgtccaccgggtcccccggcgggaaccccccggcggacggggtcgagcccatggacattgactttgggaccacctccgcggacgaggccgaagcaatggaagtcgacgaggcccccacctcgcgagactggcgcgtccagtaccttgactggatgattcgagggatcttaccctcgaaccgtgctcaggcacggcgcctcgccaggagggccaagtccttcgctctaatcgacaatgagctacacaagcgcagtccctcgggcgtcttgcagcgatgcatccccctccccgagggcaaggagctgatccgcgacatccacgctggcatctgcggccatcacgcagcgccacgtaccctcgtgggcaacgcgtttcggcaaggattttactggcccaccgcggtcgccgacgccaccgacgtcgtgcggacctgcgagggttgccagttctatgctcgaaaaacacatcttccggcccatgctctgcagaccatccccatcacgtggccgttcgccgtgtgggggctggacctc ttcacaggcaagaagttcttggcattctgtgacagcttccacatacgtgtggactggtcggctatggcacacccacagacgaacgggcaagtggagcgtgccaacggcatgatcctccaaggactaaagccaagaatcttcaacaagctgaacaagttcggccggaggtggctcacggagctaccctcggtcatctggagcctgaggacgacc
- the LOC120671987 gene encoding omega-hydroxypalmitate O-feruloyl transferase-like: MGVFELRVKQQGEPALVPPAAETPKGSYYLSNLDQNIAVIVQTVYCFSGADDGDGDSSSAGVVLRESLAKVLVHYYPLAGRLTISGEGKLAVDCTGEGAVFVEAEADCAMADIGDVTEPDPSVLGKLVYSVPGAKNILEMPLLAAQVTKFKCGGFVLGLAINHCMFDGVGAMEFVNSWGETARGLPLSLPPALDRAILRARDPPQLEFPHHEFAQITDDDSDEVAPPPHDGDPLLHRSFRFTPASIARLKALALLEGRPCTTFEALAGFVWSARTRALGMGPSRRSKLLFAVDGRPRFAPPLPAGYFGNAIVLTSAACAAGELAASPPRAVRLVRGAVEAVTDAYMRSAVDYFEATRARPSLASTLLITAWSRLPFRAADFGWGPPEAYGPAALPEKEVALFLSCGEERGGVRVLLGLPAAAMAEFQRLVEEVTAA, from the exons ATG GGTGTGTTTGAGCTTCGCGTCAAGCAGCAAGGGGAGCCGGCGCtggtgccgccggcggcggagacgcCGAAGGGCTCCTACTACCTCTCCAACCTGGATCAGAACATCGCCGTCATCGTGCAGACCGTGTACTGCTTCAGCGGGgctgacgacggcgacggcgacagcagcagcgccggcgtCGTGCTGAGGGAGTCCTTGGCGAAGGTGCTCGTCCACTACTatccgctcgccggccggctgACGATCAGCGGCGAGGGGAAGCTGGCCGTCGACTGCACGGGCGAAGGCGCCGTCTTCGTGGAGGCCGAGGCGGACTGCGCCATGGCGGACATCGGCGACGTCACCGAGCCCGACCCGTCGGTGCTCGGCAAGCTCGTGTACAGCGTCCCCGGCGCCAAGAACATACTCGAGATGCCGCTGCTTGCGGCCCAG GTGACCAAGTTCAAGTGTGGCGGCTTCGTGCTCGGGCTGGCCATCAACCACTGCATGTTCGACGGCGTCGGCGCCATGGAGTTCGTCAACTCGTGGGGCGAGACGGCACGCGGCCTCCCGCTCTCGCTCCCGccggccctcgaccgcgccatCCTCCGCGCGCGCGACCCGCCGCAGCTCGAGTTCCCACACCACGAGTTCGCGCAGATCaccgacgacgacagcgacgaggtcgccccgccgccgcacgacgGCGATCCGCTCCTGCACCGGTCGTTCCGGTTCACGCCGGCGTCCATCGCGCGGCTGAAGGCGCTGGCGCTGCTGGAGGGCCGCCCGTGCACCACGTTCGAGGCGCTGGCCGGGTTCGTGTGGAGCGCGCGCACGCGGGCGCTGGGGATGGGGCCCTCGCGGCGGAGCAAGCTCCTGTTCGCCGTGGACGGGCGGCCGAGGTTcgctccgccgctgcccgcgGGGTACTTCGGCAACGCCATCGTGCTCACcagcgcggcgtgcgcggcgggggagctggcggcgtcgccgccgcgcgccgtgcgGCTGGTGCGCGGCGCCGTGGAGGCGGTGACGGACGCGTACATGCGGTCCGCGGTGGACTACTTCGaggcgacgcgcgcgcggccgtCGCTCGCGTCGACGCTGCTGATCACGGCGTGGTCGCGGCTGCCGTTCCGCGCGGCCGACTTCGGGTGGGGCCCGCCCGAggcgtacggccccgcggcgcTCCCCGAGAAGGAGGTGGCGCTGTTCCTGTCGTGCGGGGAGGAGCGGGGCGGCGTCCGCGTGCTGCTGgggctgccggccgccgccatggccgagtTCCAGCGGCTCGTGGAGGAGGTGACCGCGGCATGA
- the LOC120672539 gene encoding protein DEK-like isoform X1 — protein sequence MASDDAKFASPPAAADPPAADAEDAAPADAKEETTPQQPEKKRGRRKKGEAQAEAAKKTPTPRKSGPAAERPSRERKTVERYSELAPRVTPVKKSPAILQGSGTKLKDIPNVSFKLSKRKADDILQSLHVLMYGKKSNVHFLKRNISQFSGFVWTDNQEKHRTKIKEKLDKFNKEKLLDFCEILDISVAKATTKKEEVSAKVLEFLESPFITRDVVLTDNKKGKKRGRRPKGSGEATSEGASEEKVILSDAKEKRKRGKKQAAEAGKENDDEEDAGSKDTSTGEEGDEESEANDHAVSDDEPDEPPAKKRSTDVNQVKKETGSNAKEKDTPRKRVSTKPVKGASKPSQDIKDEPDIEVKKAGKRAKSSKETDAPQDSNKVNKVPKSKKVDGKESQNNKVAKTSSKNKGKGKGGAEAKPVPTIEQLHAVVTRILKEVDFNTATLADILRQLGTHFEVDLMDRKAEVKCIIEDVINNMSDDDGGEEDSEDEAEDNGKEEKVKSDPDGGEEK from the exons ATGGCCTCCGACGACGCCAAGTTCGCctcccctcccgccgccgcggatccgccggccgccgacgccgaggacgCCGCCCCGGCGGACGCCAAGGAGGAGACCACCCCGCAGCAGCCGGAGAAGAAGCGGGgccggaggaagaagggggaggCGCAGGCGGAGGCGGCCAAGAAGACGCCGACGCCCAGGAAGTCCGGCCCCGCGGCCGAGCGCCCGTCCAGGGAGAGGAAGACGGTCGAGAGGTACTCGGAGCTCGCCCCGCGCGTCACGCCCGTCAAGAAGTCCCCCGCTATTCTCCAG GGCTCTGGAACCAAGCTGAAAGACATACCCAATG TTTCCTTCAAACTATCAAAGAGAAAGGCAGATGATATCCTCCAAAGCCTTCATGTTCTAATGTATGGGAAGAAATCAAAT GTCCACTTTTTGAAGAGAAACATATCTCAATTTTCTGGTTTTGTTTGGACGGATAATCAA GAAAAACACAGGACAAAAATAAAGGAAAAGCTTGACAAATTTAACAAGGAGAAGTTGCTCGACTTTTGTGAAATACTGGATATTTCTGTTGCAAAAGCAACTACAAAGAAG GAAGAAGTTTCTGCCAAAGTCTTGGAGTTTTTGGAGTCCCCTTTTATTACTAGGGATGTTGTTCTCACTGATAACAAG AAAGGGAAGAAACGTGGGAGGAGACCTAAGGGAAGTGGTGAGGCAACTTCTGAAGGTGCTTCTGAAGAGAAGGTAATCCTATCTGATGCTAAGGAG aaaaggaaaaggggcAAGAAACAAGCAGCTGAAGCTGGGAAAGAGAATGATGATGAGGAAGATGCTGGTTCTAAAGATACATCAACAGGAGAGGAAGGTGATGAGGAATCTGAAGCAAATGATCATGCTGTGAGTGATGATGAACCTGATGAGCCTCCAGCAAAGAAAAGGTCAACAGATGTAAATCAAGTTAAGAAGGAAACTGGGTCTAATGCAAAGGAAAAGGACACACCACGAAAAAGGGTTTCTACAAAACCTGTGAAAGGTGCTTCAAAGCCTTCTCAAGACATTAAAGATGAGCCTGATATAGAGGTCAAAAAGGCTGGCAAGAGAGCAAAGAGTTCTAAGGAAACTGATGCTCCACAAGATTCAAATAAGGTGAACAAGGTACCCAAATCAAAAAAGGTTGATGGAAAAGAGAGCCAAAACAATAAGGTGGCTAAGACATCCAGTAAAAATAAAG GTAAAGGCAAGGGTGGTGCTGAGGCTAAGCCTGTCCCAACTATTGAACAGCTGCATGCTGTTGTTACCAGAATTTTGAAGGAAGTTGACTTCAACACG GCAACTTTGGCTGATATTCTCAGACAATTAG GGACCCATTTTGAGGTGGACCTCATGGACAGAAAAGCTGAAGTGAAGTGCATCATTGAGGATGTAATAAATAATATGTctgatgatgatggtggtgaGGAAGACTCAGAAGATGAAGCTGAAGACAATGGTAAGGAAGAGAAGGTAAAGAGTGATCCTGATGGAGGTGAGGAGAAGTGA